One Monomorium pharaonis isolate MP-MQ-018 chromosome 4, ASM1337386v2, whole genome shotgun sequence DNA segment encodes these proteins:
- the LOC105828254 gene encoding diacylglycerol lipase-beta: protein MPALKLFGRKWLAATDDLVYPGLFELFIRIVWLILIGIACIRYYENTWNCQLGGELVRVYLLGEAVMLGIVTLLILIIIRHSARGAIMDTHARRYVQPLLTVKILMLLPEIGWNILGTLWIFGQSVKCNHDSYSVTVVEALVFFDWILIGLSIFGLALVFDPIGSLEKKQLESSVEHGKVSRIWLRRFKFLWWMRKDESASETFQQVAGLLTALFRGTDLVPSDVMAGCILLRVRQKRETHELRKLNLIARPKYTSDGNKIFSGTPNWMSLEAAHHFLQLSIASYGWLFVIYQHMCTGCFRLIRGMRCCACFRRKRNIILDDNCCLCYLSGVKYLSKMTEDDILFASFKNHLCEIPFCVMVDHKTSSIVVVIRGSLSLRDIITDFAAASDLFECPGVPPGSMAHKGMIIGVKVILKQLENHKVLERAFATYPNYHLTITGHSLGAGLAILLGLLIRPRYPELRVYAFATPAGLLSREAAKVTEEFVLTIGLGDDLVMRLSVDSIENLRTSLLTTLHVCRLPKYRVVLNGFGYALFGVPERDLTKMWANQNIINTIPGHSPLLTKPDDVDNKIIERDITKRRYSRMKLFNAGRILHIARCKIEKTDGKSKKQLAKERKYEMRWAQAEEFTKLTVMPRMLLDHLPENIERALTTLLEQQDDIPYYFDP, encoded by the exons ATGCCTGCGTTGAAGCTCTTCGGTCGAAAATGGTTGGCCGCAACCGACGACCTTGTATATCCTGGCCTTTTCGAATTATTTATCCGTATCGTATG GTTGATTCTTATAGGGATCGCCTGCATAAGGTACTACGAAAATACGTGGAATTGTCAATTGGGAGGTGAATTAGTGCGCGTGTACCTTCTCGGGGAGGCGGTCATGCTTGGTATCGTCACGCTTTTGATACTCATCATTATCAGGCATAGCGCGAGGGGGGCCATCATGGACACGCATGCCCGACGCTACGTTCAACCGCTCCTGACGGTCAA AATATTAATGCTGCTGCCGGAAATCGGATGGAACATTCTTGGCACCCTATGGATTTTCGGGCAGAGCGTGAAGTGCAATCACGACTCGTACTCTGTCACCGTTGTGGAGGCCTTGGTATTTTTTGATTGGATCCTGATCGGCCTCAGCATCTTTGGACTCGCCCTGGTGTTCGATCCGATCGGTTCCCTTGAAAAGAAACAGCTAGAGAGTTCCGTGGAGCATGGCAAAGTTTCGCGCATCTGGCTAAGAAGATTTAAGTTTCTATGGTGGATGCGTAAAGACGAGAGCGCGAGCGAGACTTTTCAACAAGTTGCTG GGCTTTTGACCGCTTTATTCCGAGGTACGGATTTGGTTCCCTCAGACGTAATGGCGGGATGCATTTTACTAAGAGTCCGACAAAAGCGAGAAACTCACGAATTACGAAAGTTAAATCTAATAGCACGTCCAAAATACACTTCag atggCAACAAGATTTTTTCGGGCACTCCTAACTGGATGTCCTTGGAAGCTGCCCATCACTTCCTTCAGCTATCGATCGCTTCCTACGGCTGGCTTTTCGTAATATATCAGCACATGTGTACCGGATGTTTTCGTTTAATACGTGGCATGAGATGCTGTGCGTGTTTCCG ACGAAAACGTAACATAATTCTGGACGATAATTGTTGCCTTTGTTATCTTTCTGGCGTGAAATATCTCTCGAAGATGACTGAGGACGATATCCTATTCGCTTCTTTTAAGAATCATTTATGCGAA atacCATTCTGCGTAATGGTAGATCACAAAACTAGCAGTATTGTCGTGGTTATACGAGGCTCATTATCTTTAAGAGATATAATTACTGACTTCGCAGCTGCGTCTGATCTATTTGAATGTCCTGGTGTTCCACCAGGAAGCATG GCTCACAAAGGTATGATAATAGgagtaaaagtaattttaaagcaaCTGGAGAATCATAAAGTTCTGGAAAGAGCGTTCGCCACATATCCCAATTATCATTTGACGATTACAG GTCATAGCTTAGGAGCTGGTTTAGCCATTCTACTGGGTTTACTGATACGTCCTCGTTATCCGGAGTTGAGAGTCTACGCGTTCGCTACGCCTG CTGGGTTACTCAGCAGAGAGGCTGCTAAGGTCACGGAAGAATTCGTATTGACCATAGGCCTCGGAGATGATCTCGTAATGAGGCTCAGTGTGGATAGTATAGAGAATTTAAGGACGTCGTTATTAACAACTCTTCATGTTTGTCGATTACCTAAG TACAGAGTGGTCCTGAATGGATTTGGATACGCTTTATTTGGAGTTCCCGAGAGGGATCTCACTAAAATGTGGGCCAatcagaatataattaatacaattccgGGTCATTCGCCTTTGCTAACCAAGCCTGACGACgtg gataataaaataatagaacgTGATATAACGAAAAGAAGATATTCGAGAATGAAACTGTTTAATGCTGGTCGTATACTTCACATAGCGAgatgcaaaattgaaaaaacggATGGAAAGAG CAAGAAGCAACTCGCGAAGGAGAGAAAATATGAGATGCGATGGGCGCAAGCTGAGGAATTTACGAAATTAACGGTGATGCCACGCATGCTCCTGGATCACTTGCCAGAAAACATAGAGCGGGCTTTAACCACGTTACTGGAGCAACAAGATGATATACCGTATTATTTCGATCCTTAG